A single genomic interval of Solimonas sp. K1W22B-7 harbors:
- a CDS encoding capsid cement protein, which yields MASRTPAIHTPREFGSDAGIRAARAAVDAIRIRLERLESALDASGDALERQRRALLEAIGRVSRTVETGTPPAGTPRLLVTAAQALEPGQVVAFGAAGAVPADIGNPAHATALLGVAIAQQDEGMVAIATDGESLRCEAWAWNPGDVLYAAADGGLSTAPGSGQWRRRIGVALDSDLLLVLPGEPLLTPGGGRYLRMRDDGRVEAAAIPYCTEHFTVTPAMLAARGVALAEAPADPLKVELNIHHGIEQKPGIDFSVSGAWLSWDGLALALLLEGGDSFSLRYLT from the coding sequence ATGGCCTCACGCACCCCCGCGATCCACACGCCGCGCGAGTTCGGCAGCGACGCCGGCATCCGCGCCGCGCGGGCCGCGGTGGATGCGATCCGCATCCGCCTGGAGCGGCTGGAGTCCGCGCTCGACGCTTCCGGCGACGCATTGGAACGCCAGCGCCGTGCGCTGCTGGAAGCGATAGGCCGCGTCTCGCGAACGGTCGAGACCGGCACGCCGCCGGCCGGGACGCCGCGCCTGCTGGTGACCGCGGCGCAGGCGCTGGAGCCGGGGCAGGTAGTGGCCTTCGGCGCGGCCGGCGCTGTGCCGGCGGACATCGGCAATCCCGCGCATGCCACGGCGCTGCTGGGCGTGGCCATCGCACAGCAGGACGAGGGCATGGTCGCCATTGCCACCGACGGCGAGAGCCTGCGCTGCGAGGCCTGGGCCTGGAACCCGGGCGACGTGCTCTACGCGGCGGCGGATGGCGGCCTGTCCACCGCGCCGGGCAGTGGGCAGTGGCGGCGGCGCATTGGCGTGGCGCTGGACAGCGACCTGCTGCTGGTGCTGCCGGGCGAGCCGCTGCTGACGCCGGGCGGCGGGCGCTACCTGCGCATGCGCGACGACGGCCGCGTCGAGGCGGCGGCGATCCCCTATTGCACCGAGCACTTCACCGTGACGCCCGCGATGCTCGCCGCGCGCGGCGTCGCCCTGGCCGAGGCACCGGCCGATCCGCTGAAGGTGGAGCTGAACATCCACCACGGCATCGAGCAGAAACCCGGCATCGATTTTTCCGTCTCCGGCGCATGGCTGTCCTGGGACGGTCTGGCGCTGGCGCTGCTGCTGGAAGGCGGCGACAGCTTTTCCCTCAGGTACCTGACCTGA
- a CDS encoding bacteriocin, which yields MSGLLGTAMAAKQEATGLWGEAAGREHTLNSARDAFKLAEEQQSAQLAGTGAGVGAMIGASYGAAAGPVGALIGAGIGLLAGELF from the coding sequence ATGAGCGGCCTGCTCGGCACCGCCATGGCGGCCAAGCAGGAGGCCACCGGCCTCTGGGGCGAGGCGGCCGGCCGCGAGCACACGCTCAACTCCGCGCGCGACGCCTTCAAGCTGGCGGAAGAGCAGCAGAGCGCACAGCTCGCCGGCACCGGCGCCGGTGTGGGCGCAATGATCGGCGCCAGCTACGGAGCGGCCGCGGGTCCGGTCGGTGCGCTGATCGGCGCCGGCATCGGCCTGCTCGCCGGCGAACTGTTCTGA